GTGGTCGGGGAGGAAGAcgaagacgaggaggatgaggacgaggagggttCCGTTTGGATCGACGGCCCCCCCGGGCGCCTGAGGATCAGGGGGCGGGGCGAGGGGCCCAGAGCTTTGGCCACCGCGGCTTCTTTCCCCTGCAGGCTGAGCTTGTGGAGCAGGCTGCCCGTGGCGCCCGCCGgcgaggccgaggaggaggtgaaCCAGGAGCGGGAGGAGATCTCTCTGCGCTTGCTGTGCTGCTTGTCCTCGTAGGCTGAATGAGGAGGGAAACCACGCGGGGGACATTTTAACGCTTTGGCTCCGTTAACAGATGCGTAAGAGAGACTTTGTACCTTCAGGCTACACTCGGCTAGTTAAGACACTAAACTCGCCCCCCTCAATCCCCCTCAACCCTCCTCATCGGGGCCAAAACGTTCAGTGTGAACTTGAAACAGTAGAATGAATGATTTCACGTTTAGTcgaattcattcatttcaatacAAAGTCACTGATCTGTCACTCAATtacaataaataatcaataCTTTTGTCAGTTTAAAAGTTCCAACGTGATAAAATAATGCAGACTAACAACCGCTCAGCATTGTGTTCACTCAGCGTGTTTATTCCACTTGGGTTGGGGGGGCTGttcctagtgtgtgtgtgtgttacgtacAGTCAGGGGCCTGGTAGGTGAGCAGTGTGGCCAGTcgcttgtcctcctccttctccggcAGCAGCGGGATGGACAGGTTGGTCCTCATCCTCACGGtgttgtccttctcctcctgctccgcctGAACCTTCTTCTCTGTCTGTCCAACGAAAAGCAGAACCGTCGGTTTTAAGCCTTTCAAATCACAGAACTCTCACAGGAACCGAGCGGCCTTCAAAACATGATGGTGGAAACGAGATAATGGAAGATaaaaaatggttttatgttgcaTTTTGAATTGTACCACGACGCCCCGTTCCTACCCTGAACCTCCTGCGGAGGGAGCTGTTGAGCTGGAAGTCGTCCTTCTTGCAGGACTGGTAGTCTTGGATCTCGGCCAGAGAAGGCAGAGCCTTCTTCAACTTCTCCTTGTCTTTCCCGCCGTGGTCCAGTTTGAACATGGCGTCCGTCTCcagtttctccttctcttctcgctctgtGAGCAAAGGAACGCGTTGATGAAAAAGGAGACAATCACggcaagaaaaaaaggagacccggacagtgtgtgtgtgtgtgtgtgtgtgtccagtgagGCTGTGAAGAGGTCTGAGATGCTCACGCGAGGATATTTTGTGCCGTTGCCATGGTGGCGCCGGGTAGCAGCCGTCTCTCTTATGTACCTGTGGTGAGGATCTGCTCGTTGTCGGCCATGTCCCAGCGCTCCTCCTTCCGGTTCGCCCCGCTGACGATCACGTAGTCGCAGGTCGCCGGGTCCGTCTGCATCTCGATGTAGTTGACACACAGATGGCACTTCATCCTGAACCTGGTAGCGGCGGCATGAAAAGATGTTAATACTTTCACACgttttattatttcactttttcaaaagaggTTTTGAGAGGGAGTCGGCGCTCACCTGTAGATTGGCGTGGTGTAGTAGTTCCCCACTTTCTTCTTCTCGGCATTGTAGCGGACCCCTGCACAGGCAGAACATCGGTGTCATGATGCCAGCAGCCCGCGGACGGAACGCGACACTCTACCCGACTAAACGGGTCTCGTTGCTCCTCAAACTTACCCATGCCCACGTGGTTTTTGCAGCCATCACACCAGATGTTGTAGGGCATCTCAAACCTTCGAGTCATTGAAAAACACCAGTTTCCGATTTATGTTCTATTAATATCTATGTATGCAGTATGTAATTTAAACATGCACATTCAATATGAACCAGTTTACTATAGACAACGCACTTATTTAtggtaataaaatgcattaaaaaggtAGAGATGCGCTGTGGGATTCTTGTCATTTGTTTGTAAAAATAATCTCTTTTGGAAACGCAACTGATCTGATATATATGAACCATCTTTTCAAACCGCGTGCTACTTCCCCCCCGTGTGGACTGACCTGATGATGAGGATGCCCTGGGACAGCTTCCTGGCCCGCTCACGCAGAGCGTGCGTCTTGTGGTAGCCGTTGAGGGATCCATGCTAAACGATGGGAATGCAAGTCagcacaactttttttttaaagtgacacacacacagacacacgcgtgtGATCATACACACCTTGGCTGGATCAAAATCTGGAGGATAgtatttgtttgttccttttcgTTCACCCTGTCAATAAAAAAGTACGGTgggttatttttaataaaatgtattattgaaaCAAGATATAGAAGCATGCATCTTGACTTAAAGTACTTACCATAGTGAGACCTGGATCAACACACCGGTGATGGATTCAACCTTTTCCACACCACAAGAAAAAGTTagcattattttaaatgtagtttATATAAACAGTTAGCTACAGTCAACCTAGTTTGAAAACGTAACGTTAGcagtaatgtcatttaaataaGCAAAACAGCAAACGAAACGTCACTGTTCTGTTGGTCGACTAACACATATGACATGAAGTTCCTAACTTGAGTTCAAAGTGTAACGTTAAACTAAAGCAAATGGTTCAATAACGTTAGCTGTTTTTAGCCAAATAGCTAACCTTGGGCTAACAACAGCCAGCTTAATCGAACTAACAGAGAGGGAGCTGCCATCTTCACCGCAATATTAATCGATAGTTAGATTAATCAACAGTTCACATGGTAACATTAAACTGCCAGGACTTGTGCAGAGTTTGGTGCGATTATTACTTCATAGGAAAATATCGGCGCTAGAAGCGAGCTAACATTAGCAACAGAGCTAGCACGACGTGCAACGTCGGCGTCTTGTTCGTGCGATCCTAATCAACCGGAAACAAAACTACTGGTGTCATCATCTGTAAAAGCGCAGCTGACACGTTTAGCATCGACTTCAGGCATTAAACAAGACTCACAAACGCTCTGGTAGCCGCGGAAATCCACCATCGACCGAACACCAGGTGGCCGATGGGTAACGGAAACGCAGGCTGTTGCGGAAGTGACGTCGCGGGGGATTGTGGGTAGGTGCCGGAAAGCGCGCCGAGGTCGTGAACGCCGCGAGCTGCCCGGTGTCTAACGCCGCCGGGATGGAGAGCAAACGGGAGCCGCTCAGACGGTACATCTGCTCGTTCGCGGGCTGCCCGGCGGCCTACAACAGGCAGTGGAAGCTCGACGCGCACCTGTGCAAACACACCGGCGTGAAGCCGCACGCGTGCGCGCGCTGCGCCAAGTCCTTCTGCACCTCGTACCACCTGGCGCGCCACGCGCTCAGCCACAGCGGCGAGAAGCCCTTCCGGTGCCCCGAGGACGGCTGCGGGGAGGCCTTCACCACCGCCGCCAACCGCGCCCGGCACGTGGGCCGCGTGCACGCGCCCGGCCGGAAGAGGACGTACGCGTGCAGGTTCGAGGGCTGCGCGCTCGAGTTCCGGAAGAACAAGCAGCTGAAGGCCCACGTGTGCGAGCGCCACGGCCCGCCGGCCGGCCACCCGTGCACGCACGAGGGCTGCGCCATGCGCTTCGCCGTGCCCAGCAAGCTGAGGCGGCACGAGAAGGTGCACCGCGGGTACCCGTGCGCGGACGAGGGCTGCGGCTTCACCGGGAAGACGTGGACCGAGTACCTGTGGCACCGGAAGGAGCGGCACCGGCCCGTCCTGCGGTGCGACCAGTGCGACAAGTCCTTCCGGGACTCGTGgttcctgcagcagcaccgccGCGTCCACTCGGAGACGCGCGTGGTCCTCCGGTGCCCGAGGGCCGGCTGCGAGCGCTCCTTCACCACCGCCTTCAACCTGCAGAGCCACGTCGGCTCCTTCCACGAGGAGCGCCGGCCCTTCGCCTGCGCGCACGCTGGCTGCGGGAAGACGTTCGCCATGAAGCAGAGCCTCCGGCGCCACAGCGTCGCCCACGACCCGGACAAGAAGAAGCTGGCCAAGGCCCGGCCCAAGAGGTCGCTGGCCTCCAGGCTGAGCGGCTACGGCGgcacggcggcggcggagcCGGGCGAGGAGTCCGGCCCGCCCGGCCCCGTCGAGCTGGTGTCCCTCCTGCAGGACACGTCTCTGCTGTGCGGCCCCGCCGTGGACACCCACGGGCTCGCCGAGGCCCTGGCTACGCCCCTGGCGGTGTAGAACGGAAGGTGGCGGTGCCGCGACGAGGACACGTGGTGGGAGAGAAGTCCATGCTGATGCGTCTGCATCTGAGGGGCCTCGGTTTGACGCTTTAACCGGctgctttatttcatttctttattctgaTGAGTCCTGAATTAAGACAAATCCTGTCCCTCCGGGTGTCATCGactttctttgtgttgtttgtttgttttttgtttaatatatCCGGTAAAAAActtgtatgaataaataaaaccggTGGCAAATAGATATGATTTTGTCACAAATATATTTACTCATAGGGGGGTAACTGTGTTTCTGAGTATATTAGATACATGGACACAAAACTGTGAAAATGCGAACGCCGCCTGGTTGAACCACACCAGAGATGTTTACCTGTAGAACAGTGTCAGCGTTATATCTCATATCTCTGAAGAATATGACTCATTTTTCAGGATTAGCAGGAAGTTGGTCAAAGATTGCTGGACCGAAAAACCAAATTTTACAACCATTTAAAGTTGGGACGTCGTTTGGTGGGTAAAGACGTCGACCGCATCACgtgcaatgtgaaaaaaatgcaataaatggCACCACTGCGCGTGATCGCAACACTTCGCGTCGTGTGTTTAATAATTGCGATAACGTGAGCAGTCCGACGTGGCGGCGCTCTGTGGAAGCGGAGAAGATGCGGCGGGTCGGAGCACCGAACCGTCTTTGTGGTTTCAGCTTCTAAAGAAATCTTAAAGCCGTCCGGTGGGAAGCTGGAAGAACGTCGAGCCGCTCGCTCTCGTCGCATGGCGGTCCCCCCTCGTCCTCGCCGCCCGGTGGTCCCTCTCTCGGGGGctcgtgacacacacacacacacactctgccggTGACGGAGCATCGGTGCGCCGACCGACAGATTTACGGCGTAGAAGCGGGAGACGCTCCGTGCGAGTTTGGGATTCCGAGGCTAAATCCCTCCTCGCCTTTACGGGAACGCCGCTCCCCACATTCCTGCCGGCGCGGCGCAGACGGGCCCTACATGGGCCGGCTGACGCGCGGCCTCCAATTAGCGCCCGCGCCACGTGACCCTTTCCCCTCGCCGAGGACTTGTCCTCCTGATGCCGGGACGACTTTGGGATTCCGATCAGTCGCAGACACACAGATCGCTGTTCAACCGTTAAAAAGTCCTCACCTTTTTCTCTCATTCAGCCTTCAGGAATGAATAGTTTTAAACTTCAAAACTAGGGATGTGATTTAGAGAAAGATGACAGTAATTTTCTGAATTAAGTCTGCAGTTAACctgtttgtatttttacttATTGGGACTCATTTATAAAGGATACGTTTTCTATAACATGCGTACGTTTTGATCAAATATCTTTGAAATATTCAAGAtttcaattaaaataacaattGGACAATTATTTGCGCACAAACCGACTAATCTGGTATTTTAAAGATAATCCCCACGTGAACTGGGTAGCGATGGTTCGTCATCGCAAGTTTTGAAAACGCACCACTGGTTTCTAAATGTAGGCGGCAAGTCTGTGACACGGACATTTCCTTCCTTCAGTGGTCGCAACCTCCAGTTCAGCTGCTTGAAGTCTATGCAGAAGTTTattcaaagctgcattctctgtagtgaccagcagggggcgactcctctgctcccatagacgtctatgaggaaatgactctacttctctgtagtgaccagcagggggcgactcctctgctcccatagacgtctatgaggaaatgactctacttctctcttgatttattccctcagtaaacatgagtttatggtctcagtctctagtttcacgtcttcttcaatgcagcatgatgttcatttagtgaattatggtccatgtagagtcaaacagaccataacgCAGTGGACACTTTAGGGCGGGGcatctgtgattgacaggtcgctgccGCGTTCCGTATACGGTCACAGGCACAAAAAAGGGTTTTGAATTAAAGCATTAACCGTTACTTTTGAGTCTCACGTGAGTCTTATTTTCTCCTCCGTGAGTCTCGAGTCGGTGAGCAAAGGGTTCAAAGGTCGCTGCTGTTAAACCTGCACATCTTATCTGTATCCTTGAGTACTTCAATGTGtagaaaataatgtatataCAGTACGAGTCAAAAGGGAAAGAGTGTCCACTGGAatgtatgtaaatatgtgtgtgtgtgtatatatatctatatatatatagatatatatacatatatagatatatatatagatatagatatgaCCCTCCACATTaggacaaatacacacaggctGAATTACCTGAAGGAAAACAAAGATCCTGCAgcactttttatttcaaatgtcatGTGGAGGATTTATTCAGGTTTGAGGATGGATGCGAGAGACACACAGGAAGCGatacatcataaaacaaataaaaataacgtCTGCTTCACGGCACGACTAAACGAGCGCGCAGGAATGTGTCCGAGTGCCGGGAGGAGAGATTCTCCTCTGAAAGATCTACGAGGCCTCAGAAGAGATTTAAAAGCGCCTGAGAACCAGACGGTCGGGACGTTTATGTGAAGGAAAAACCGAACCAGCTACAGCGGCTTAAAGCCCACGTCGAcatgcccccccctccgccccagTTTAGCacgttagcgttagctaattTGCAGTGAAGTCCCGACGGTCCTGTTAAAGGAACAAttcatattttcattcattcacagcaTCTTCTATCTCACCTTGTACATTGTGCAATTTCTAAGTTAATGCAGCTATTTGGTTCATAAACCAAAGAATTTCActcatttggtaaaaaaaaaacattgtggaaACGAATATCTTTAAGAATCCCACCAATCGGCTGTCGGAGCTACGTTGCCATGGTTACGTCACCACGGAGGCCCTACCGTCACAAACTGCACTATTGGAGTTTAGTATAATCAATGAACACTCGTATATCGCCGTATGAAAACGTTTGTGTCTTTTCGATATTTCTGCGTACTTTCATTCCCGTCCTCTGAAAACAGCCCCGCGGATTTCTCCATCTCCATTggatctctcctccacctcctccaccttccctcGGCCTCCCCACCTCTCGCCCGGCCTTCGTCCCCGTCCCCACAGATGAGACGGAGAGCTCCAGGTATCAACATCAGTCAACATCTGTGAGCCCCAAATGCAGTTTTAACCAAAAagttgaataataataataacaacaagcACAAACAGTACAGGAGAGAATCCCACCGTGCAGCAACTCACCAGTTCATTCTGGTGCCGTCCGTGTTTACAGTGACATCACACGGTGGGCGGAGCCTGCTTGGGCCCTCTAGCTGTTACATAAGGCACATTCTACACATCCAACATGTCAGACACACGTTGCTGATGAAATCCCTCGATTTATGGAGCGGCTCAAGACGAGTCCCCCCATCGAGGAATGTCTGCTGAAACAGGTTCTAATTATAACCccacttcccctcctcatccACCGTTTAACCTTTTACGCTTTACAGCTGTGCTTCGAGAGCGGCGACATTCCGCGTGACTCCTCGAACCGATTCTTTGTCCTCCGGGTTTCCGCTGACTCACGAAGCACCGACGGGACGTCATTTGTCCACCGCTGACCCGCTTAAAAGAAACCCAACCCCTAACCCGCACAGGCCCGTCCGTGCTGCCCCGGGGGCCAACATCCCTCTGGAAAACATCTGGGGGGAAACTGAAAGATTTACACCAATTAGATCATCTCAAAGGACAAATTCTGGGTGAAGCGCCCGCCGCTGTCAGGCCCAGGTGAGCTGGATAGTCTGTTGGCAAGTAACGGGTTAGTGTCTgtctcccgccgcccccccccccgcctcccaacccctcgcccccccacctccgagGGCTATATATGCGATGCAGGTCGCGGCTCGTCTGCATCTCGAGCATCAGTCGCACCCGCAGACGTCCGCGACCTTTCCAGCGCCATGAGGTCCCTGGTGAAGCTCGCCGTGGTTCTGCTCTGCgtccagaggggggagggacgcTGGCTCAGGCGGCCCGTCGGTGAGTCCCGGTGCGAGGGGGAAGCCCGTGACCTATGACCTTGGTGGTTCGCGGTCCGGTGTCTGGAGGTaaacgtgtgtttgtctctgtgtccctccTGCAGATCAGGAACAGGAGACGGCACCTCCGAGCGGGGACAGGAGGGACATCCAGACGCCGCCCGATCCCGCCGCGGCCCGCCTCCGCCGCTCcgcccccccggaccccccgtGCGGCCTCCGCTCCGTCCTGCTGCAGGTCCGGGACCTCGGGTTGGGCTACGACTCGGACGAGACGGTGCTCTTCAAGTACTGCGGCGGGGCGTGTCCCCGCGTCCGCTCCAACCACGAGCTCACCCTCGCCAGCCTGCTGCTGAGCGGCGCGCTGCCGGCGCCGGGGGGGCCGTGGCACAACGCGCCGTGCTGCCGGCCCACCCACCACGAGGACATGGCCTTCCTGGACAACTCGCACCGCTGGCACCGAGTGGAGAAGCTGTCGGCCGCCGGCTGCGGCTGCGTCggctagaggggggggggggggacgggggggttctGAGGCTCCTTTGAAACGAAGGttttattgttgtgttatttatagaaaacagaaatgatttagTCTTGGAGAGACTTCCACCGGAGATCTAAAGACTTAAATCTGATTCCTTTTGgctttaaaaaactaaaaaaaacgaCTCCCACAGCAGAGAAACCAAAACGCGCTGCTGCTTTTCTCACTTCATGAACAGTTTTCTCCACCTGACGTTCGGAAATGAGAccaaatgtttgaatgtgtctttgtgatgaAGCGTCTCAGGCGTGATTCTGCTACCAGCGGCTCCACTTGGTTGTAGAGAAGCAGACTTAACGGTTGATGGAGGAACAGACGAAGCTCAAGGGTCAAACGAGACGCAGCCGAGCGAAGACGCTCCAGCTTAAACGTATTTATGTAACataagttatttatttattgccattCTTTTGTCGTGCTGATTAACTTATTTTGTAAGgtgtgtataataataataataaagataaacCTGTACAAAAGTAAACGGTGTGGAAAGAAGAATCATTACTGCAATTAGAGAAATGAACAAGGCGTTTTTATTCACGGTTTTGTACAAATTGAGCTCCCTCCGCACCAGAATAACACTTTGTCCTGTGTTTACtggctgtttgtcacacatataaaaaaaacaatactgaaTCGCGTGAAGCGGTTTTCACCATCTTTAAGTGGCCACGGCGTCCGGCTCAGGCTCCGCCCCCCACACTTGAACACGCCCCTCCATGGCTGTGAGGAGGCAGGTCTCTGTCGGGTGGAAGGACAACGACTGGACAACAGCTTTCCCCACCGGCAGCTTCAAGGACAACGATCCCTGGGGGGCAGAAAGAAAAACCAGACGAGCGTCTCCTCGGTAACCAGCAGAGACTTGGTGGACAAACGTCTCCTTCTGTCCTTGTGTCCGTCCACTAAAGGGACAGAGGTTCTTCTCCACTGTTGTACTACAGTACATGTGGTACAACCCCTCAAAAGATCTATCAAACTATCCCTTTGAGTCGTCTCCCAtaaaatgtgcccccccccacacactcactTCCACCAGGTCCCAGCAGTAGACGTGTCCGTCCTCGGAGCAGCTCAGGACGTGGGTGTCTTTACTGGACAGGCAGCAGTCCAGCTTGTAGCCCTTCATCTTGTGTCCTGTGTACCTGAGGACAGCGGGAGTTAAAGAAGGACACGCGTCCACAAGCCAGCGGTCCGGGTAGaaccccccccgc
The sequence above is a segment of the Gasterosteus aculeatus chromosome 9, fGasAcu3.hap1.1, whole genome shotgun sequence genome. Coding sequences within it:
- the yju2b gene encoding putative splicing factor YJU2B — its product is MGERKGTNKYYPPDFDPAKHGSLNGYHKTHALRERARKLSQGILIIRFEMPYNIWCDGCKNHVGMGVRYNAEKKKVGNYYTTPIYRFRMKCHLCVNYIEMQTDPATCDYVIVSGANRKEERWDMADNEQILTTEREEKEKLETDAMFKLDHGGKDKEKLKKALPSLAEIQDYQSCKKDDFQLNSSLRRRFRTEKKVQAEQEEKDNTVRMRTNLSIPLLPEKEEDKRLATLLTYQAPDSYEDKQHSKRREISSRSWFTSSSASPAGATGSLLHKLSLQGKEAAVAKALGPSPRPLILRRPGGPSIQTEPSSSSSSSSSSSSPTTGRRRSLPEVGGCNGAVSRRAEAAGLEASQAEGGLLETDGGVRTTEEADGQPAQAKDYGMGRGKSLGGLPSLVADYSDSDSDPGL
- the LOC120824624 gene encoding transcription factor IIIA, which translates into the protein MESKREPLRRYICSFAGCPAAYNRQWKLDAHLCKHTGVKPHACARCAKSFCTSYHLARHALSHSGEKPFRCPEDGCGEAFTTAANRARHVGRVHAPGRKRTYACRFEGCALEFRKNKQLKAHVCERHGPPAGHPCTHEGCAMRFAVPSKLRRHEKVHRGYPCADEGCGFTGKTWTEYLWHRKERHRPVLRCDQCDKSFRDSWFLQQHRRVHSETRVVLRCPRAGCERSFTTAFNLQSHVGSFHEERRPFACAHAGCGKTFAMKQSLRRHSVAHDPDKKKLAKARPKRSLASRLSGYGGTAAAEPGEESGPPGPVELVSLLQDTSLLCGPAVDTHGLAEALATPLAV
- the LOC120825445 gene encoding persephin, encoding MRSLVKLAVVLLCVQRGEGRWLRRPVDQEQETAPPSGDRRDIQTPPDPAAARLRRSAPPDPPCGLRSVLLQVRDLGLGYDSDETVLFKYCGGACPRVRSNHELTLASLLLSGALPAPGGPWHNAPCCRPTHHEDMAFLDNSHRWHRVEKLSAAGCGCVG